One Gordonia sp. SID5947 genomic region harbors:
- a CDS encoding alpha/beta hydrolase, with the protein MRGSKVAQVNGIEIAYEEFGSGPLVVLVMGTGSPGRVWQAHQQPALTKAGYRVVTFDNRGISPSSECADGFSHDDMVADTAALIEHLDGGPAFVVGTSLGARITQELALTRPELVKAAVMIATYGRNTPLQQAISAGERALYDNKITLPPDYQAAITAHLNLSPHTLDDDRTAKDWLDVIGFSPQTVTPGVRAQLALHDGEVDRLGAYRAINRPAMVIGFADDRTLPPKLAREVAEAIPGARYEEVPKAGHFGYLEQPTEVNRLLVDFLAAQG; encoded by the coding sequence GTGAGGGGGTCGAAGGTCGCGCAGGTCAACGGGATCGAGATCGCCTACGAGGAGTTCGGTTCGGGGCCGCTCGTGGTGCTCGTGATGGGGACCGGCAGCCCGGGCCGGGTGTGGCAGGCACATCAGCAGCCGGCGCTGACCAAGGCCGGCTACCGCGTTGTCACCTTCGACAATCGGGGCATCTCGCCCTCGTCGGAGTGTGCGGACGGCTTTTCCCACGACGACATGGTCGCCGACACTGCGGCTCTCATCGAGCATCTCGATGGCGGTCCCGCGTTCGTCGTCGGCACCTCGTTGGGCGCCAGGATCACCCAGGAGCTGGCGCTGACGCGGCCGGAGCTGGTGAAGGCGGCGGTGATGATCGCGACGTACGGCCGAAACACACCTCTGCAGCAGGCGATCTCGGCGGGGGAACGTGCCCTGTACGACAACAAGATCACGCTGCCGCCGGACTACCAGGCCGCGATCACGGCGCATCTGAATCTGTCGCCGCACACTCTCGACGACGACCGCACGGCCAAGGACTGGCTCGACGTCATCGGCTTCTCGCCGCAGACGGTGACGCCGGGGGTGCGTGCCCAGCTAGCGCTGCACGACGGCGAGGTCGACCGTCTGGGCGCGTACCGGGCCATCAACCGCCCGGCGATGGTCATCGGATTCGCCGACGACCGCACACTTCCTCCGAAACTCGCGCGCGAGGTTGCCGAGGCAATCCCCGGCGCGCGCTACGAGGAGGTCCCCAAGGCGGGCCACTTCGGATATCTCGAGCAGCCCACCGAGGTGAACCGGCTCCTCGTGGACTTCCTGGCCGCGCAGGGCTGA
- a CDS encoding PPOX class F420-dependent oxidoreductase has protein sequence MGVNQRNQIVMSETEISDFVANGRTATLATTGADGSIHLVAMWYGVVDGEIWFETKAKSQKAVNLRRNSRCSVLIEDGDTYDTLRGVSFEGTAEILDDPDSCLKVGISVWERYTAPYTEESRPYVEQMMNKRVAVRIVPGRVRSWDHRKLGLPEMPVAGSTAPGA, from the coding sequence ATGGGAGTCAATCAGCGCAATCAGATCGTCATGTCCGAGACCGAGATCAGTGACTTCGTCGCGAACGGCCGAACCGCGACGCTCGCGACCACGGGAGCGGACGGGAGCATCCATCTCGTCGCCATGTGGTACGGCGTGGTCGACGGCGAGATCTGGTTCGAGACGAAGGCCAAGTCGCAGAAGGCCGTCAATCTACGGCGCAACAGTCGCTGCTCGGTCTTGATCGAGGACGGCGACACCTACGACACATTGCGTGGCGTCTCCTTCGAGGGCACGGCGGAGATCCTCGACGACCCGGATTCCTGCCTGAAGGTCGGCATCAGCGTGTGGGAGCGCTACACGGCCCCATACACCGAGGAGTCACGTCCGTACGTCGAGCAGATGATGAACAAACGCGTCGCGGTTCGCATCGTGCCGGGTCGCGTCCGCTCGTGGGACCACCGCAAACTCGGTCTGCCCGAGATGCCTGTCGCCGGGAGCACCGCGCCCGGCGCGTGA
- a CDS encoding IclR family transcriptional regulator, whose translation MGKDNASTASSGIGVLDKSVTVLRAIAEAPRNLTELCDRTGLPRATAHRLAVGLETHRLLARNAAGRWYPGPALSELAASAHDPVREAALMVLPRLREITGESVQLYRREGAERVCIAAMEPLTGLRDTVPVGTRFPMSAGSAAKVLLAWAEPGTQRALLHDSVFGERALHEIRRRGWAQSAGERAAGVASVSAPVRDATGDVVAAISVSGPIDRMGRRPGARWAADLLAAADAIHKRLQPARG comes from the coding sequence CAGTGGAATCGGTGTCCTCGACAAATCGGTGACAGTTCTGCGAGCCATCGCCGAGGCCCCTCGCAACCTGACCGAATTGTGCGATCGCACCGGCCTTCCACGGGCCACGGCGCATCGGCTCGCGGTCGGACTCGAGACGCACCGCCTGCTCGCACGTAACGCCGCCGGACGCTGGTATCCGGGCCCCGCACTGAGCGAACTCGCAGCATCGGCGCACGATCCGGTCCGCGAGGCCGCGTTGATGGTACTGCCGCGCCTGCGCGAGATCACCGGCGAATCGGTTCAGCTCTACCGTCGCGAGGGCGCCGAACGTGTCTGCATCGCCGCGATGGAACCGCTCACCGGCCTCCGGGACACCGTTCCGGTCGGTACCCGTTTCCCGATGAGTGCCGGTTCAGCCGCCAAGGTCCTGCTCGCCTGGGCCGAACCCGGCACCCAGCGGGCATTGCTGCACGACAGCGTCTTCGGGGAACGCGCGTTGCACGAGATCCGGCGCCGGGGCTGGGCTCAGAGCGCCGGTGAGCGAGCGGCCGGGGTGGCGAGTGTCTCGGCCCCGGTGCGCGACGCGACCGGCGACGTGGTCGCCGCGATCTCGGTGTCGGGGCCGATCGATCGGATGGGGCGTCGCCCCGGAGCCCGGTGGGCAGCCGACCTCCTCGCGGCCGCGGACGCCATCCACAAGCGACTGCAACCCGCCCGCGGCTGA
- a CDS encoding fumarylacetoacetate hydrolase family protein: MRLGRVASPDGVAFVSIEDVDGAQRAREIAEHPFGTPTFTGRSWALADVRVLAPILASKVICIGKNYAAHVAEMGGEAPADPVIFLKPNTSIIGPEVPIVRPPNSERVDFEGELAVVIGQPCKDVSAAKAKDVILGYTAANDVTARDQQKADGQWTRAKGYDTFCPLGPWIETEFDPADAELVTELDGEVTQRSRTSLMLHDVGAIVEWISRVMTLLPGDVILTGTPEGVGPMSAGQRVSVTVEGIGTLANPVVDKP; encoded by the coding sequence ATGCGTTTAGGACGAGTTGCCAGCCCAGACGGGGTCGCGTTTGTCTCCATCGAAGACGTCGACGGTGCGCAGCGAGCGCGCGAGATCGCCGAGCATCCCTTCGGCACCCCGACCTTCACCGGACGGTCGTGGGCGCTCGCCGATGTGCGAGTACTGGCGCCCATTCTCGCGTCGAAGGTGATCTGCATCGGTAAGAACTATGCGGCCCACGTCGCCGAGATGGGTGGGGAGGCGCCGGCGGATCCGGTCATCTTCTTGAAGCCCAACACGTCGATCATCGGGCCGGAGGTCCCGATCGTGCGACCACCGAACTCGGAACGTGTGGACTTCGAGGGTGAGCTCGCGGTCGTGATCGGCCAGCCGTGCAAGGACGTGAGCGCCGCGAAGGCGAAGGACGTCATTCTCGGCTACACCGCGGCCAACGACGTCACCGCTCGCGATCAGCAGAAGGCCGATGGGCAGTGGACCCGTGCCAAGGGTTACGACACGTTCTGTCCGCTCGGTCCCTGGATCGAGACCGAGTTCGACCCGGCCGACGCCGAATTGGTCACCGAGCTCGACGGCGAGGTCACCCAGCGGTCGCGAACCTCGTTGATGCTGCACGACGTCGGTGCGATCGTGGAATGGATCTCGCGTGTCATGACCCTTCTGCCCGGCGACGTGATCCTGACCGGGACACCCGAGGGCGTTGGTCCGATGTCGGCAGGACAACGGGTCTCGGTGACCGTCGAAGGAATCGGGACTCTGGCCAATCCGGTGGTGGACAAGCCGTGA